Proteins from one Vulgatibacter sp. genomic window:
- a CDS encoding TlpA disulfide reductase family protein produces the protein MKIRNLLARLLPLVLVLGFATSAVAQDRPQAADFSLRTLGGERLKLSEMQGKVVILSFWATWCAPCKQELPVLQKLLEKYGKDGLEVLAVNIDDPKTVAEVRRFVADRKLTMKVPLDADSKVLSKFNPRMSVPFLQIIDRKGRRAVQHTGFSSGAEETLEKEVVALLAEKQEVATGK, from the coding sequence ATGAAGATTCGGAACCTCCTGGCTCGACTCCTTCCGCTCGTCCTCGTCCTCGGCTTCGCTACCAGCGCGGTGGCGCAGGATCGCCCGCAGGCCGCCGACTTCTCGCTGCGTACCCTGGGCGGCGAGCGGCTCAAGCTCTCCGAGATGCAGGGCAAGGTGGTGATCCTCAGCTTCTGGGCCACCTGGTGTGCGCCCTGCAAGCAGGAGCTGCCGGTGCTGCAGAAGCTCCTCGAGAAGTACGGCAAGGACGGCCTCGAGGTGCTCGCGGTCAACATCGACGATCCGAAGACGGTGGCCGAAGTCCGCCGCTTCGTCGCCGACCGCAAGCTCACCATGAAGGTGCCGCTCGACGCGGACAGCAAGGTCCTCAGCAAGTTCAACCCGCGCATGTCGGTGCCCTTCCTGCAGATCATCGATCGCAAGGGACGGCGCGCCGTGCAGCACACCGGCTTCAGCAGCGGCGCAGAAGAGACCCTCGAGAAGGAAGTGGTCGCGCTCCTCGCGGAGAAGCAGGAAGTCGCCACCGGTAAATGA
- a CDS encoding TlpA family protein disulfide reductase — protein MKRILSVLALAVALVGCGSTEDGSGAPGDRSQYPAGPYGKTEGSVIANLEFQKADGSPFSLRDVQADEKNRVLLVTTTAGWCTACREEQPKLKQLHSEYAGRGLVIVAAMFEDNDFEKATLAHVQGWQEQYQLPFPVVLDADFQFGAYYDRQLTPMNMIVDVDTMEILQISTGFDEQLVRAMIEGNLPR, from the coding sequence ATGAAGCGCATTCTCTCTGTTCTGGCCCTCGCCGTGGCGCTGGTCGGCTGCGGCAGCACCGAAGACGGCTCCGGCGCCCCCGGCGACCGCTCCCAGTATCCGGCGGGCCCCTACGGCAAGACCGAGGGCTCGGTCATCGCCAACCTGGAGTTCCAGAAGGCCGACGGCAGCCCCTTCTCGCTCCGCGACGTGCAGGCGGACGAGAAGAACCGCGTGCTGCTCGTCACCACCACCGCCGGCTGGTGCACCGCGTGCCGCGAGGAGCAGCCGAAGCTCAAGCAGCTCCACAGCGAATATGCGGGCCGCGGCCTCGTCATTGTTGCTGCGATGTTCGAGGACAACGATTTCGAGAAGGCGACCCTCGCCCACGTGCAGGGCTGGCAGGAGCAGTACCAGCTCCCCTTCCCGGTGGTCCTCGACGCCGATTTTCAGTTCGGTGCCTACTACGACCGCCAGCTCACGCCGATGAACATGATCGTCGACGTCGACACCATGGAGATCCTCCAGATCTCGACCGGCTTCGACGAGCAGCTCGTCCGCGCGATGATCGAAGGGAACCTGCCGCGATGA
- a CDS encoding Ig-like domain-containing protein translates to MSRISIVAACSAALLLGAGCGSEKDEAPGQEAPFVPTSLALVADGDFVVGTPVQLRAMGSMEGREPQAITEGVMFTSSNEQIATVDATGLVTVLAGGDVKFEAHLGDLHASIESVRTTCVYPRFSPELQINRVMPPLAWPAKWPDGTDFEFNLANVACDLDWKETKTLAFVISAGWCTPCTLYAQRLENEVAQLNALGMEIVIIEAQDVQGDPADLAFAYSHVERITENNPAITAGDADTMRVVGDGTEPASEFFGSSSIVRAFPTVFVVRTRDMRIIADQNRADTYLPLQAIAADPEADWTNPGEPTFTNRCGDGDDEGSEPGNDTPAGAATLATGSQTGGICTDAPDFYRVDLDGAWTLQLDFEQSVGDLDVFVWDEARNQPAQRNGQVIGSSGSTSPEVFEHSGPALIAVQGFQHASAPYTITLTAGN, encoded by the coding sequence GCCCTGCTTCTCGGCGCCGGCTGCGGCAGCGAGAAGGACGAGGCTCCTGGCCAGGAAGCCCCCTTCGTCCCCACCTCGCTGGCGCTCGTTGCCGACGGCGACTTCGTGGTCGGCACGCCCGTGCAGCTGCGCGCCATGGGCAGCATGGAGGGCCGTGAGCCCCAGGCGATCACCGAGGGCGTGATGTTCACGAGCTCCAACGAGCAGATCGCCACGGTCGACGCGACCGGCCTGGTGACCGTGCTCGCCGGCGGCGACGTGAAGTTCGAGGCCCACCTCGGCGACCTCCACGCCTCCATCGAGTCGGTGCGCACCACCTGCGTGTACCCGCGCTTCTCGCCGGAGCTCCAGATCAACCGGGTCATGCCGCCGCTGGCCTGGCCGGCGAAGTGGCCCGACGGCACCGACTTCGAGTTCAACCTGGCGAACGTCGCGTGCGACCTCGACTGGAAGGAGACGAAGACCCTCGCCTTCGTAATCAGCGCTGGCTGGTGCACCCCCTGCACCCTCTACGCACAGCGCCTCGAGAACGAGGTGGCACAGCTCAACGCGCTGGGAATGGAGATCGTGATCATCGAGGCGCAGGACGTGCAGGGTGATCCGGCGGACCTCGCCTTCGCCTACAGCCACGTCGAGCGCATCACCGAGAACAACCCGGCGATCACCGCCGGCGATGCCGACACCATGCGCGTGGTCGGCGACGGCACCGAGCCCGCCTCGGAGTTCTTCGGCAGCTCCTCGATCGTCCGCGCCTTCCCCACGGTCTTCGTGGTGCGCACCCGCGACATGCGGATCATCGCCGACCAGAACCGCGCCGACACCTACCTGCCCCTGCAGGCGATCGCCGCGGATCCCGAGGCCGACTGGACTAACCCGGGTGAGCCGACCTTCACCAACCGCTGCGGGGACGGTGACGACGAGGGGAGCGAGCCGGGCAACGACACGCCTGCCGGCGCCGCCACCCTCGCCACCGGTTCGCAGACCGGCGGCATCTGCACCGACGCGCCGGACTTCTACCGGGTCGACCTCGACGGCGCCTGGACGCTCCAGCTCGACTTCGAGCAGTCGGTGGGCGACCTCGACGTCTTCGTCTGGGACGAGGCCCGCAACCAGCCCGCGCAGCGGAACGGCCAGGTCATCGGCTCGTCCGGCTCCACCTCCCCCGAGGTCTTCGAGCACTCGGGTCCGGCGCTCATCGCCGTGCAGGGTTTCCAGCACGCCAGCGCGCCCTACACCATCACCCTGACTGCGGGTAACTGA